The bacterium genome includes the window AAAGCGGCCGCTAAAGGAGCCGACTTCTTCGCCGCGGTGGCCGAACACTTCGTCGAACGCCGCGGCCGCGGGACCATGCTCTCGCCCGCCGATTTAGCTTGCCTGGCGGATTGGGAGCGGGCCGGCGTCGACGCCGCCGTCGCCATCCGCGGAATAGACGAGGCTTTTCGGCGCGGGGGCGAAATCCGCTCGCTGCGCCAGTGCCGTTGGGCGGTGGAGGAAGAGCGCCGCCGGAGCCGGGCCGGCGCCCGGGGCGCGGGCGAAGGCCGGCTCGAGGGTAAAAGCCTCGCCGAAAAGTTGGCCGCGCTCGCGGCCGCGCTGGAGGAAACGGCGCGCGGCGCCGCGGACGCTCGAGCCAAGGCCGCAATCCAAGACGCCGCGGCCGCCGTCCGACAACTGGCCGAGAAGGCCGAAACGAAAAACGCCGTAACGGCACAAAACGAGCTGGACGAGATAGAGAAAGAACTCTTTACCGAGATAGAGAAAACGCTCCCGGCCGAGGAAGCGACCCGCCTCGAGCGCGACGCGCGCGCGGAACTCCGCGGCCGAAAGTTCGAGGCCGACGTCGCCCGGCGGACCGTGCGGGCGATAACGACGCGGAAGCTGCGGGAGCGGTTCCGCCTCCCGTCGTTTACGGTTTGATTATGGCCGAAGACGACCGCCTGAAATTCAAGCTGCCCGACGTCGAGTTCGACGACGACGTGGAAGTGTGCCCCAAGTGCTTCGGCGCCGGCGTCGTGGTGGAGGAGGAGCGGGGCGTCCGGCGAGGCCGCGTGTGCGACTGCCAGCGCGTCCGGGCGACGCGCCGCCGGGTAAGCGCGGCGGGCATCCCGGCCCGCTATCGCGAGTGTTCGCTGGGTAATTTCGACATCGTACAGGGTTTCACCCACGAGAGCGTAATAAGGGCGAAGCGCTTCGCGGAGAGTTTCGTCGACAACTACCCCGCGGTGGACGCCGGCCTACTCTTTATGGGGGGGGTGGGGGTCGGCAAGACCCACCTCGCCTCGGGCGTAATCCAAGAACTTATTTTAAAAAAGGACGCCGCCTGCCGGTGGTGCGACTTCTCCGACCTGTTGGCGGAGGTTAAGAAGAGGTACGCCGGCAGCACGTTCGACGAGTACGCGATTCTCGAGCCGCTGGTCGCCGCCGAAATACTCCTCATAGACGACCTGGGCTCGATGAAGATACGCGATTGGACCCTCGACTTCCTCTCGTACGTCATCAACCAGCGCTACGTCAACCGCCGGCTCTTGATCGCCACCACGAACTACCTCGACGACCCGGCCGGCGCGGAGGAAACGCTCGCCGACCGCATCGGCCCGCGGCTGCGCTCGAGGCTGCTCGAGATGTGCAAGACCGTGCTCATCGCGGGCGGCGACTTCCGCCGGGACCAGCGTCAGACGGGCATCCTGAGAAATTTATAATTAAATCCGTGGCCGTACCGACGCCCATAAACGATTCCCCCGCCTTCCGCCGGGTCCTCGGGTTCCTGCGGAAGTGGCAATACCCGGGGTGGATACTTTTCGCCGCGGGGTTGGCGTTTTCCATCTCGCTGTGCAACTGGGCCATCTTCGCGTTCGTCCTGCTGCCGCTCATCGTCAAGGCCGACCTCACGCGCAAGCTGCCGGCGTTTCATACGCCGCTCGATTGGCCCTTCGCCGCGCTCTACGGCTCCATGATAATTTCGTCGGCGACGGCCTACCTCGTCGGCGGCGCGGAATTCGGCAATCGCTCGTTCTTCTGGACGCTCACGTACGCCGCGCCGTTGGTCTACTACACCGTGGCCTTCGGCCTGACGGACCCGCCCCGCTGGCTCCCCAAAACGATGTTGGCTGCTTTCTTCGCCGCGGCGGCGGCGAACTCGGCGTACGCCGTCTTCCAATTTGCGCGCGCGGTCGCGGAAGGCGCGGACGTCTTCACGGTCCGGCCCGGCGGCCGGCTGTTCTACATGACGTACGGCGGCGTAATGATGCTCGTCCTGGCGGTGGCGCTGGCGGTATTCCTGCGGGGCCGCCTTTCGGCGCGGAGCCGCGTAGGGCTCGGCGTTCTGTTCGCGGTTATGCTGGCGGGCCTCGCCGCGTCGCTGGTCCGTTCGGCGTGGGTAGGGCTCGCCGCGGCGGTCTTCGTAATGGCGGTGATCGCGGACCGCCGCGTCCTGTGGGCGTTCCCGGCGGTCGTACTTTTAGCCGTCCTAATAGCGCCCCGTCCCATCATAAAGCGGGCGGAATCTATAATAAACGCCGCTACCGACCGCGGTACGGCCTACGCGGAAGGACCGCCCGAATTCCGGGTCGACATCTGGCGGACTACGCTGAGGATAGCCCGCGACTACCCGCTGACCGGCGTGGGCGTCCACAACACGCTCTACCTCTACGACGAATACAAGGACGAGACTTCGCTCGAGAGCCAGGTACCGCACGCGCACAATAATTATATCCAGCTCGTCGTCGAACGGGGCGTCGTAGGCCTGGCCGCCTTCGCCTTTTTCGCGTACGCCCTCTTCAAACTCTTCGCCCGGGGGTACCGGCGCGGCCGCTCGCCCACGACGCGGGCCTTGGGCCTGGCGGGCATCGGCGCCACGACCGGGTTTCTGGTAGAGGGCTTCTTCGAGTACACCTTCGGCGATTACGAAATTATGGCCATCCTGTACGCGCTCGCCGGCGCTTTAGTGGCGGCGCAACGATGGGAGGCGTCGCGAACCGGCTCGGCTCAAACCACGTGAAAAAACGCGTTCTTATATTCGGCATAGACGGCGGAACGTTCAACGTAATCGAGCCGCTGCTCGAAGCCGGGCGCCTCCCCAACCTCGCCCGGTTCAAGGCGGAGGGCGCGGCCGGCGTACTGTACACGGTATGTCCGCCGCTTACGGCGCCGGCCTGGGCCACCTTCCAGACCGGCCTTAACCCCGGCCGCCACGGCGTCTTCGACTTCCTGGCGCCCCCCGGGCGCGGCTACCACCGCCGCCTGCAGAACGCGTCCGCGCTGCGGGCGGCGCGCATCTTCGACACCCTTTCGTCGGCCGGCCGGACCGTGGGCGCCGTGAACGTACCGCTAACCTTCCCGCCCCGCGCCGTCAACGGCTTCGTCGTCCCGGGGATGCTCACGCCGAAGTTCGCCGACGAATTCCTCTACCCGCCATCCCTCGGCGCCGAGATGCGGGCCGTCGGCGACTACTTCGTCGATATGGACCCGGCCTATTTCGAGGAAGTCGCCGAGGAGGATTTCCTCCGGGAGTTGCGCCGCGTCGAGGGGGCGCGCAAGAGGGTGGCGCTTTACCTGTGGGAGTCGAAGCGGCCGGACCTCTTCGCCGTCGTCTTCACGGGCGTCGACCGCCTGATGCATTTTTACTGGGACCGGCCCGAGTTGGTCCGCGAACACTACGAGTGGCTCGACGGTACGCTGGGCGAATTCCTGGAAGCCGGCGACGCCGACGTCACGGCGATGGTCGTCTCCGACCACGGCTTCGGCCCCGCCGAGCGCGAGGTCGACCTCGCCGGGCACCTCGTCCGCCGCGGCTTTATGACGCTGCACCAAAAGAAGGGGCCGTCGCCGCGCCGCTTTATGGACGCGGTGGCCAGGCTGGACGCGTTCGACCTCCGCAAGCGGCTGCCGCGCCGTTGGCGGGCCGCGGCGCGAGGCCGAATTATGGAGCGACTCTCGGTTTTCGCCGCGGTGGACTGGAGCAGGACCAAAGCCTTCCCCGGGACCGCGACGCAGTACGGCGTCTACCTCAACGTCGCCGGCCGGGAGCGCGAGGGCATCGTGGGCCGCGCCGATTACGAAAAGGTCCGCGAAGATTTGATCGCGAGCCTGGACGAATTGCACCCGGGCCTGGCCGCCCGGGCCCTGCGCCGGGAAGAGGTATACCACGGGCCGTTCCTGGACGACGCGCCCGACGTCTACCTGCCGCTGTGGGAGGACGGCGTCCGCCTCAGGGAGTTCTCCGACGACCCGGCGGTCGCGCCGCGTCGGCGCCGACCCGGCGAACACCGCCGGGAAGGCATTCTATTCGCCCGAGGCCCCGCCATATCGGCGGGCGCGACGCCGGCCGACGCGAACCTGGCCGACGTATACCCGACCGCGACGTACCTGATGGGAGAGGCCGTACCGGCGGGGCTGGACGGGCGCGTCCTGACCGAAATCGTAAAACCCGAGCTCCTGGCCGCGGCGCCGCCGAGCTATTTCGATTACGACGTCGGCGACGTCGGTTACGTCGACGGCGAGGACGCCGCCGTCCGCGCCCGGTTGCAGGGAATGGGTTATCTGGGCTAGGCGGTCGTGACCGAAATAATCCGAACCGAGGGGGTGGTGCTTCGGCGGCGGGACTTCGGCGAGTCCTCGCGCATCGCCGTGGTCTATACGCGCGACGCCGGCAAGCTCCAACTGCTGGCCAAGGGAGCGCGCGTCCTCAAGAACAAATTCGGCGCCGCGCTCGAGCCCCTGACCCACGGCGAGTTCGTCTTCTATTGGCGCGAGGGTAAGGACTTATTCACGCTGGCCGAAACGGCGATCATAACGCCCGGGCGCTACCTCCGCGAGGACGCGCGAAGCCTCCCCTACGGCCTGGCCGTAGTGGAAGCTACCGATAAACTGAGCGGCGAAGGCGACGCCGACGCGGCGCTGTACGAGCTGGTGGCGGCTTCGGTAGCGGCGCTCGACGACGGCGGGCCCCCGGCGGCGCTGCTGTCGCAATTCCTGGTTAAGCTGGCGGCGCGGTTGGGGTTGAAACCGGATATCGCCAAGTGCTCGCGCTGCGGCCGGGCGAATCCCCGGGAGGGGGTGGCATTGGTCCTCAAAGAAGGGACCGTCGTATGTCGCGATTGCCAACCCGCCGGGGGCGATTTAATAACGCTATCGCCGGCGGCTTATAACTACGTGCGTACGCTAGCGTCGCTCGAGCCGGCGCGGCTCGGCCTAGTAAAGGCCGGCCCCGAACTCGTCGAGCAAACCCTCTCTTTCATCCGCGCCCACCTCCGTTACCATACCGGCTTGGAAATAAAGAGTTTAGCGTTCGCGGACCTGTTCTAAGCCGCCGAGCGGTTAAGGCGTTTGTTTGACGCATTAATGGGAAAGTGTTATAATTTTTTAAACGTAGCGTCGGAAAACGATGTCGTGCGGCCGGCGGGGAACGCGGACCGGCCCGCCGGCGCGCATACCAACGTAAAATGGCGAAGACCCCTCACCCTAGTAACGCCGCCGCGGGTTTTACGGCCGCGTTGGCTCAGGCCGCCAGCCTGGGCGGTAGGCCGGCGTTTATCGTCGACGCCGACGGCATAATCGCGGCCGCCGCGAACGCCGCCGGAACGATATTCGGTTACGACGCCGCCGACATCGTCGGCCGGCGCTTCGCCGGCATCCTCACGGGGGGCGAAGGCCAGGTGGACGACCTTTGGACGCGCGCCCGGGCCGAGGGCGGCGTCGCGGCCGTGCCCGTAAAAATAATATCGAGCGAGGGCGATATCGCCGACGCCTCCCTCGACGCCAAACCCGCCACCGCGGACGGCGAAGAAATTTTAATCGCGACGATCCAAACCGAACGCGAAAGCCCGGCGCGGCCGCCGCAGGAATACCTCCTGGCCAATCTCCCCGTCGGGATAATCGCCTGCGACCGCCAATTCCGGATAACGTACTGGTCGCAAGGGCAGGAGGTGGAGTCCGGGATACCGGAAGAGGACGCGGTGGGCCGCAATTTATTCGAACTACTGCCCAACCTCGAGCTGGAGCAGATGGGCCGCAAGAAGGCCCGCGAGAGGTTGTACAAAGTCCTGGAGACGGGCAAACCCTACCGCATAGAGCGGTTCCGCCACAAAGACCGCTTCGGCCGCGAAGAATTCCTCGACCTCAGGATCTCGCCGCTGCGCGACCCGCAGGGGCACGTCGTCGGCCTGGTCGCGGTCAACGACAACATCACGCCGCACGTCCGGCTGGAACAGGAATTGGAAGAAAAGACGGACCGACTCGTCTTCGAGCGTAATCGGTTGGCCCACCTCTTCCGCGTCGCGGGCCGGATTCGCGAGCACGAGAGCCTGGCCGACAAGTTCCAGTTAATCGTTAAAGGGATAAAGGGTTTGGGTTGGGGAAAGGTATATCTGAAGGTCTTCGGCCCGGGCGCCGGGCCGGCCCAAACCGCCTCCGCGGGCTACACCGACGAAGAGATCGAAGCCCTGGCCGGCACGCTCGAGTCGGCGCAGCGGACGAAGGACGTCCTGGAAGGCGAAGCGCTCCAGCCGTACCGGAGCGGCAACATCTACTACGTCCCGTTCGGGGCCGAAACCGGAGAGCTCGTACGACTGGTGAAACCGCTCGAGGGCGGCGGCCGCGTAGGCGATTGGGATACGCGCGACCTGTTCCTGGTCAAAATGTACGGCCGGGAGGGAAAAGCCGTCGGCTACGTCGTGCTGGACGACCCGATCGAAAACAAGAAGCCGGGCGACGAAAGCCTTTTCATGTTGGAGCTGTTCGTCAGCTACGCGGCGCTCGTGGCCGAAGAGGCGGCGGCGGTCGAAACGTTGAGAAACCGCACCAAAAGGCTCCACGCCATGGCCAACATCACGAAGGTCATCAACTCCATCCACGACCCCGAAAAACTAATGGTGCGGGTACTGAAAGAGCTCGGGAATTTCCTGGCTTTCCTCCGGGGAGCGGTTTACTTCTACGACGATACCCACCGGCAATTCAAAATCGTCGCGAGCTTGAACCTGGGCGCCGAGGACGTCGAAATAGCCGAGCTGACCGCCCATCGGCGCCGGCCGGGGTGGGTAGTCGAAAAGCGCCGGCCGCTGCTCGTCGTCGATACCGAGGCCGACAGCCGCTTCCCGGACGAAGGCGACGACGGCGCGCGGTCCGAAATCTACGCGCCCATCGTTTACGAAGGCCGGAGCTTGGGGTGCATCTGCGTCTACCACGACGAGCCGGGCGCCTTCCACCAGGGAGACCTGGACATCCTGACCACCTTCGCCGACCAGGTCGCCGTCGCGCTCCAGAACGCCAGGTTATTCGAGGAAGCGGCCCAACGCACCCAACAGCTATACGACCTCAACGCCATCGGCAATCTCTTATCCTCCGTTCTGGACATCAACGAGCTCTACCCCACCGTCGTAGAACGCGTGCAAAACGACCTCCGCTTTCAGAACGTAACGCTGCTCTCCGTGGATAAAGATTCCCGCTCGCTGTTGTTACAGGCGTACAAGGTCCAGGGGGCAGCCAAGGCGCTAAGCGTCGACTACCGCCAGAGCATCAGCTCGGGGGTATGCGGCCGCGTGGTCGGGACCGGTAAAACCGCGCTCGTACCGGACACGACCCGCGACGCCGACTTCCTGGAAGTCGACTTCCTGCCGCCCATGCTGTCGGAATTGGCCGTTCCTATCAAGATCGGCGGCGAGGTCATGGCCGTGCTGAACGTCGAGAGCCGGTGGCCCAACGCGTTCGACGAGGCCGACGTCGCGGCCCTCGAGACGCTGTCGGGGCAGGTGGCGGTCGCCCTCCGCAACTCGATGCTCATCGAAGAAGTTACCCAAAAGGCGGAGGAGCTCGAGCGCGCCAACAAAGAACTGCGCCGCCTCGACGAGATGAAGGCGGACTTCGTATCCATGCTGGTCCACGACCTCCGCACGCCCATGACCGGTATCCTCGGCTCGGGCGAAATCATCGAAGAGCTGCTGGCGGGCGAGGTCGACGAGCGGATTATGAACCTCGTACGCATCATCCCCAAAGAGTCCAAACGCCTCATAGACCTCATCAACAACATTTTGGACTTCTACCGCCTCGAGGAAGCCGGCATCAAAATAACGCCCCGGGCCATATCGGTGGAGGAGCTGGTCCGCGAAGCGTACGACGGCGCCAAAGTCATCGCCGGCAAACAGGGCGTAAAGTTCTCGACGTCCGTCGAGCCCGAGCTCCCGATGATCGTGGGCGACGAGGCCAAGCTGCTCCAGGTCCTCTCCAACCTCGTCGGAAACGCCCTCAAGTTCACCCCCTCGGGCCGCTTGGTCAAGATCTTCGCCGGGGGCGTCACCGACGGGATGGTGACCATAGGCGTAGCCGACACCGGCGTAGGCATCCCGAAGGCCGACATCCCCCACCTCTTCGAGAAGTTCAAAACCTTCCGGGCCGACGGCGACCGCCGCGTGCGCGGCGCCGGCCTGGGCCTGTACATCGCCCGCGCCATAATCGAGGCCCACGGCGCCACCATCGACGTCGAAAGCGAGGAGGGCAAGGGCTCGACGTTCACCTTCACGGTCCCGGCCGCGGATGAGTCGTAAAAGGCCGCCCGGCCTCGAACCCGTAAACCGGAAGCGCCGAGTGCCGGCGCTTTTTCGATACGTCCCGGGCGCCGGCGCCCCGGCAAAATCGGTTTGCCTTCTGGGG containing:
- the zapE gene encoding AFG1/ZapE family ATPase — protein: MAEDDRLKFKLPDVEFDDDVEVCPKCFGAGVVVEEERGVRRGRVCDCQRVRATRRRVSAAGIPARYRECSLGNFDIVQGFTHESVIRAKRFAESFVDNYPAVDAGLLFMGGVGVGKTHLASGVIQELILKKDAACRWCDFSDLLAEVKKRYAGSTFDEYAILEPLVAAEILLIDDLGSMKIRDWTLDFLSYVINQRYVNRRLLIATTNYLDDPAGAEETLADRIGPRLRSRLLEMCKTVLIAGGDFRRDQRQTGILRNL
- a CDS encoding O-antigen ligase family protein produces the protein MAVPTPINDSPAFRRVLGFLRKWQYPGWILFAAGLAFSISLCNWAIFAFVLLPLIVKADLTRKLPAFHTPLDWPFAALYGSMIISSATAYLVGGAEFGNRSFFWTLTYAAPLVYYTVAFGLTDPPRWLPKTMLAAFFAAAAANSAYAVFQFARAVAEGADVFTVRPGGRLFYMTYGGVMMLVLAVALAVFLRGRLSARSRVGLGVLFAVMLAGLAASLVRSAWVGLAAAVFVMAVIADRRVLWAFPAVVLLAVLIAPRPIIKRAESIINAATDRGTAYAEGPPEFRVDIWRTTLRIARDYPLTGVGVHNTLYLYDEYKDETSLESQVPHAHNNYIQLVVERGVVGLAAFAFFAYALFKLFARGYRRGRSPTTRALGLAGIGATTGFLVEGFFEYTFGDYEIMAILYALAGALVAAQRWEASRTGSAQTT
- a CDS encoding alkaline phosphatase family protein — encoded protein: MKKRVLIFGIDGGTFNVIEPLLEAGRLPNLARFKAEGAAGVLYTVCPPLTAPAWATFQTGLNPGRHGVFDFLAPPGRGYHRRLQNASALRAARIFDTLSSAGRTVGAVNVPLTFPPRAVNGFVVPGMLTPKFADEFLYPPSLGAEMRAVGDYFVDMDPAYFEEVAEEDFLRELRRVEGARKRVALYLWESKRPDLFAVVFTGVDRLMHFYWDRPELVREHYEWLDGTLGEFLEAGDADVTAMVVSDHGFGPAEREVDLAGHLVRRGFMTLHQKKGPSPRRFMDAVARLDAFDLRKRLPRRWRAAARGRIMERLSVFAAVDWSRTKAFPGTATQYGVYLNVAGREREGIVGRADYEKVREDLIASLDELHPGLAARALRREEVYHGPFLDDAPDVYLPLWEDGVRLREFSDDPAVAPRRRRPGEHRREGILFARGPAISAGATPADANLADVYPTATYLMGEAVPAGLDGRVLTEIVKPELLAAAPPSYFDYDVGDVGYVDGEDAAVRARLQGMGYLG
- the recO gene encoding DNA repair protein RecO, whose protein sequence is MTEIIRTEGVVLRRRDFGESSRIAVVYTRDAGKLQLLAKGARVLKNKFGAALEPLTHGEFVFYWREGKDLFTLAETAIITPGRYLREDARSLPYGLAVVEATDKLSGEGDADAALYELVAASVAALDDGGPPAALLSQFLVKLAARLGLKPDIAKCSRCGRANPREGVALVLKEGTVVCRDCQPAGGDLITLSPAAYNYVRTLASLEPARLGLVKAGPELVEQTLSFIRAHLRYHTGLEIKSLAFADLF
- a CDS encoding GAF domain-containing protein yields the protein MAKTPHPSNAAAGFTAALAQAASLGGRPAFIVDADGIIAAAANAAGTIFGYDAADIVGRRFAGILTGGEGQVDDLWTRARAEGGVAAVPVKIISSEGDIADASLDAKPATADGEEILIATIQTERESPARPPQEYLLANLPVGIIACDRQFRITYWSQGQEVESGIPEEDAVGRNLFELLPNLELEQMGRKKARERLYKVLETGKPYRIERFRHKDRFGREEFLDLRISPLRDPQGHVVGLVAVNDNITPHVRLEQELEEKTDRLVFERNRLAHLFRVAGRIREHESLADKFQLIVKGIKGLGWGKVYLKVFGPGAGPAQTASAGYTDEEIEALAGTLESAQRTKDVLEGEALQPYRSGNIYYVPFGAETGELVRLVKPLEGGGRVGDWDTRDLFLVKMYGREGKAVGYVVLDDPIENKKPGDESLFMLELFVSYAALVAEEAAAVETLRNRTKRLHAMANITKVINSIHDPEKLMVRVLKELGNFLAFLRGAVYFYDDTHRQFKIVASLNLGAEDVEIAELTAHRRRPGWVVEKRRPLLVVDTEADSRFPDEGDDGARSEIYAPIVYEGRSLGCICVYHDEPGAFHQGDLDILTTFADQVAVALQNARLFEEAAQRTQQLYDLNAIGNLLSSVLDINELYPTVVERVQNDLRFQNVTLLSVDKDSRSLLLQAYKVQGAAKALSVDYRQSISSGVCGRVVGTGKTALVPDTTRDADFLEVDFLPPMLSELAVPIKIGGEVMAVLNVESRWPNAFDEADVAALETLSGQVAVALRNSMLIEEVTQKAEELERANKELRRLDEMKADFVSMLVHDLRTPMTGILGSGEIIEELLAGEVDERIMNLVRIIPKESKRLIDLINNILDFYRLEEAGIKITPRAISVEELVREAYDGAKVIAGKQGVKFSTSVEPELPMIVGDEAKLLQVLSNLVGNALKFTPSGRLVKIFAGGVTDGMVTIGVADTGVGIPKADIPHLFEKFKTFRADGDRRVRGAGLGLYIARAIIEAHGATIDVESEEGKGSTFTFTVPAADES